From a region of the Kwoniella mangroviensis CBS 8507 chromosome 1 map unlocalized Ctg01, whole genome shotgun sequence genome:
- a CDS encoding guanine nucleotide-binding protein subunit beta, protein MSSAEIQEKISAARREADALKDKIRAAKDQTADTSLRAMANDTPPLPRMTLKVRRTLKGHLAKIYALHWAADKRHLVSASQDGKLIVWDAYTTNKVHAIPLRSSWVMTCAYAPSGNFVACGGLDNICSIYSLRGASPNGSGGGQVKVARELSAHSGYLSCCRFINDRQIVTSSGDMTCMLWDIEQGVRTMEFNDHTGDVMSISLAPNANLFVSGACDATAKVWDIRTGKAVQTFTGHESDINAVQFFPNGDAFATGSDDATCKLFDLRADRELNTYAHDNILCGITSVAFSISGRVLFAGYDDYNCNVWDTLKGERIGVLAGHENRISCMGVSGDGVALCTGSWDSLLKVRFNRFIH, encoded by the exons ATGTCATCAGCAGAGATACAAGAAAAGATCTCGGCGGCGCGGAGAGAGGCGGATGCGctgaaagataagatcagAGCGGCAAAGGATCAAACTGCTGATACCAGTC TCCGAGCAATGGCCAATGATACCCCACCCTTACCACGTATGACCCTGAAAGTACGTCGGACGTTGAAAGGTCATCTAGCCAAGATATACGCCTTGCATTGGGCAGCCGACAAACGTCATTTGGTATCAGCCTCGCAGGATGGGAAGTTAATCGTTTGGGACGCATACACCACGAATAAGGTTCATGCCATCCCACTGCGTTCAAGTTGGGTGATGACTTGTGCGTATGCGCCATCGGGGAATTTTGTCGCCTGTGGTGGATTAGATAATATCTGTTCGATCTATTCCCTTCGGGGTGCTTCGCCAAATGGATCAGGAGGAGGTCAAGTGAAAGTCGCTCGAGAGCTTTCGGCGCACTCGGGATATTTGAGTTGTTGTCGGTTCATCAATGATAGACAGATTGTGACTAGTTCCGGCGATATGACTTGTATGTTATGGGATATAGAACAAGGTGTGAGAACGATGGAGTTTAATGATCATACGGGTGAtgtgatgag CATTTCTCTCGCTCCAAATGCGAATCTCTTCGTATCTGGTGCTTGTGACGCTACAGCCAAAGTGTGGGATATCAGAACTGGTAAAGCCGTACAGACTTTCACAGGTCATGAATCAGATATCAACGCTGTaca ATTCTTCCCTAATGGCGATGCATTTGCTACCGGATCAGACGACGCCACATGTAAACTCTTTGATTTACGTGCCGATCGAGAACTCAACACCTATGCTCACGATAACATATTATGCGGTATAACCTCGGTCGCATTCTCCATCTCTGGTCGAGTCTTGTTCGCAGGATATGACGATTACAACTGTAATGTGTGGGATACGTTGAAAGGGGAGAGAATCGGTGTTTTGGCAGGTCACGAAAATAGAATTTCATGTATGGGTGTCAGTGGAGATGGTGTGGCGTTATGTACAGGAAGTTGGGATAGTTTGTTAAAGGTGAGATTTAATCGATTTATCCACTGA